From the genome of Oncorhynchus clarkii lewisi isolate Uvic-CL-2024 chromosome 11, UVic_Ocla_1.0, whole genome shotgun sequence, one region includes:
- the LOC139420178 gene encoding transmembrane protein 14C-like isoform X1, whose amino-acid sequence MIAFRSQCSSGMTDWVGYGYAALIASGGVMGYVKARSVPSLAAGLLFGSFAGVGAYQISQDPTNVWVSLVTSGALAGVMGKRFYGSRKMMPAGMMAAASLLMVGKLGVGMLLQKPQES is encoded by the exons AATGACTGATTGGGTTGGATATGGGTATGCAGCACTCATTGCATCCGGAGGCGTGATGGGCTATGTCAAAGCAC GCAGTGTCCCCTCCTTGGCGGCAGGTCTTCTCTTCGGCAGCTTTGCTGGGGTTGGTGCCTACCAGATATCGCAAGATCCTACAAATGTTTGGGTGTCTCTAG TCACATCAGGAGCCCTGGCAGGTGTGATGGGAAAGAGATTCTATGGTTCCAGGAAGATGATGCCTGCTGGAATGATGGCAGCAGCAAG TCTACTTATGGTGGGGAAGCTGGGTGTTGGAATGCTGCTGCAGAAGCCCCAGGAGTCATAA
- the LOC139420178 gene encoding transmembrane protein 14C-like isoform X3 produces MTDWVGYGYAALIASGGVMGYVKARSVPSLAAGLLFGSFAGVGAYQISQDPTNVWVSLVTSGALAGVMGKRFYGSRKMMPAGMMAAASLLMVGKLGVGMLLQKPQES; encoded by the exons ATGACTGATTGGGTTGGATATGGGTATGCAGCACTCATTGCATCCGGAGGCGTGATGGGCTATGTCAAAGCAC GCAGTGTCCCCTCCTTGGCGGCAGGTCTTCTCTTCGGCAGCTTTGCTGGGGTTGGTGCCTACCAGATATCGCAAGATCCTACAAATGTTTGGGTGTCTCTAG TCACATCAGGAGCCCTGGCAGGTGTGATGGGAAAGAGATTCTATGGTTCCAGGAAGATGATGCCTGCTGGAATGATGGCAGCAGCAAG TCTACTTATGGTGGGGAAGCTGGGTGTTGGAATGCTGCTGCAGAAGCCCCAGGAGTCATAA